The following are from one region of the Aspergillus chevalieri M1 DNA, chromosome 1, nearly complete sequence genome:
- a CDS encoding cytochrome P450 (COG:Q;~EggNog:ENOG410PFCN;~InterPro:IPR001128,IPR002403,IPR036396;~PFAM:PF00067;~TransMembrane:1 (i343-367o);~go_function: GO:0004497 - monooxygenase activity [Evidence IEA];~go_function: GO:0005506 - iron ion binding [Evidence IEA];~go_function: GO:0016705 - oxidoreductase activity, acting on paired donors, with incorporation or reduction of molecular oxygen [Evidence IEA];~go_function: GO:0020037 - heme binding [Evidence IEA];~go_process: GO:0055114 - oxidation-reduction process [Evidence IEA]), with protein MLQCQFYLVGDDIATAKILEIDSRWKFEDLQRAVGVVFNIAQPTGISFHNAQNETFTSVQDALTAQAPVGLRIDGNAVQSPQGPPGLPLVGSYYEIYPDHLGNHYRLFRKYGPVIKTTNMGKTIYLTDDPKVAAVAFAESAYMTKKINESHPLWGVKDNTAIFIGDTETENWRLAHKFLPPAMGPKAVRHYTSLMQNCARKSLPVFDELDSREESWNVYQYMVKLASQTISSFSLGTDFGHFDSVDSPLHPIVTNIASLLSLNKKITSRGEWYRHLPWGDPARLRQVQHTIYSLLQEAIDEVAVTSTTKDAPMNEAALSASCVVDYLHHALDEKGERLPKGLILANMLIVTGAGFTTTSALMSWLIYCLATYEGTQERLYQELVEFGIVGPNGERNQTTWTPDLAHSMPYLDKFVKETQRLHNASFQPGRTTKTEVILPGGYRLPPDSVIVPALYAIHTNPKVWRDPLRFDPDRWDTQEAKDRHRCAYVPFATGPRGCIGFNFALLEVKVLLSELVSRYELVREGLDAVDYDPEFQLIRPLNFYVRAKRRV; from the exons ATGCTGCAGTGTCAATTCTACCTCGTGGGCGATGACATCGCCACGGCGAAGATACTCGAGATAGACTCGCGATGGAAATTCGAGGACTTGCAACGAGCAGTCGGTGttgttttcaatatcgcacAACCAACAG GCATCTCCTTCCATAACGCCCAGAATGAAACCTTCACATCCGTACAAGATGCCCTCACAGCCCAAGCACCAGTAGGCCTTCGCATAGACGGCAATGCCGTACAATCACCTCAAGGACCACCGGGCCTTCCCCTCGTGGGCAGTTACTATGAGATCTACCCCGACCATTTGGGCAACCATTATCGGTTGTTCCGCAAGTACGGCCCTGTCATCAAGACCACCAACATGGGAAAGACGATATACCTCACAGATGACCCGAAAGTTGCCGCCGTCGCTTTTGCAGAGTCTGCGTACATGACGAAGAAGATCAACGAGAGCCATCCGCTCTGGGGTGTCAAGGATAACACGGCCATCTTCATCGGAGACACAGAGACAGAGAACTGGCGTTTGGCGCACAAGTTCCTTCCTCCGGCTATGGGTCCCAAGGCTGTGCGACATTATACTTCGCTCATGCAAAATTGCGCGCGCAAGTCGTTACCAGTCTTCGATGAGCTGGACTCCCGCGAGGAATCCTGGAACGTGTACCAGTATATGGTGAAGTTGGCTTCGCAAACGATCAGCTCTTTTTCATTAGGTACCGATTTCGGCCACTTCGACTCTGTCGATTCACCGCTGCATCCGATTGTCACCAACATCGCCAGCCTACTCTCCTTGAACAAGAAGATCACCTCCCGTGGCGAATGGTACCGTCACCTGCCCTGGGGAGACCCAGCACGCCTACGCCAGGTCCAGCACACGATTTACTCGCTGTTGCAAGAAGCCATCGATGAGGTTGCCGTCACGTCTACGACCAAGGATGCTCCTATGAACGAAGCTGCGCTGTCAGCATCTTGTGTGGTCGATTACTTGCACCACGCCCTTGACGAAAAGGGCGAGCGTCTCCCGAAGGGTCTGATCCTGGCAAACATGCTCATTGTTACCGGTGCCGGTTTTACCACAACTTCTGCTCTTATGTCATGGTTAATTTACTGCCTTGCCACGTATGAGGGCACCCAAGAGCGCCTCTATCAAGAGCTGGTGGAATTTGGCATTGTCGGACCAAATGGGGAGCGCAACCAGACGACCTGGACACCAGACCTTGCACATAGCATGCCATACCTAGACAAGTTTGTCAAGGAGACACAACGACTGCACAACGCCTCATTCCAGCCTGGCCGCACAACGAAAACAGAGGTTATCCTGCCCGGTGGTTACCGACTACCACCGGACAGTGTCATTGTCCCCGCGCTGTATGCTATACACACGAATCCCAAGGTCTGGCGCGATCCGCTTCGCTTCGATCCTGATCGATGGGACACGCAAGAAGCGAAAGACCGACACCGGTGCGCATATGTCCCTTTTGCCACGGGGCCGAGGGGCTGTATCGGGTTCAACTTCGCGTTGCTGGAGGTTAAGGTCTTGCTGTCTGAGCTGGTGAGCAGATATGAGCTTGTTCGGGAGGGTTTGGATGCGGTCGATTATGACCCTGAGTTCCAATTGATTCGGCCTTTGAACTTCTATGTTCGGGCAAAGCGCCGGGTTTGA
- a CDS encoding Zn(II)2Cys6 transcription factor (COG:T;~EggNog:ENOG410PWEM;~InterPro:IPR036864,IPR007219,IPR004507,IPR001138;~PFAM:PF00172,PF04082;~go_function: GO:0000981 - DNA-binding transcription factor activity, RNA polymerase II-specific [Evidence IEA];~go_function: GO:0003677 - DNA binding [Evidence IEA];~go_function: GO:0008270 - zinc ion binding [Evidence IEA];~go_process: GO:0006351 - transcription, DNA-templated [Evidence IEA];~go_process: GO:0006355 - regulation of transcription, DNA-templated [Evidence IEA]) produces MADNLYPYDTGLVRELLKNKRKVRGIRSCFPCRHRKVRCDGQVPCSSCVKRNHPELCRVPNSGPEEGIQQQPSPSGRLDIEASLNRIIEDRQVQYSTDNNLLISRLEKIEEQISSLKADLRTASVPAPSRVRESSEGQVSSRTSTRLASKSPGRYYVEDATGATIYLGSRSDAPLVLGCRQPATTGDVMLQSAMMDQFVPRAYPFTNLWGMDAAAQNVCETLPDDSDIIRYWQTYQSAVYPFYPTLVTADQFSQSLFAFLDQRASARETNRHVEEPNSSWLALLFAVLASGVQFSDDLIKERDLRSRVFVCSSFQCLRLSNFFNNTNLDQIQAMALIGHCLRNNLDTNSAWILMGATIRLAQSIGLHEPSLSLSASEQHQRNRLWWMLIWQDTFLSLTYDRPPSSITGICPIPLTPYTEGLTFQESVFTICKIILDRTQLENSGDSHPPMESALESRRELESIWHTVAPFLRDKSRCISLQQHLERLALGIHLGYTICRFTWMYLDSARQEFSVLPDTIQDCVQQAIRPIESFLDLHRFSSSVCRSWAFVHNAVSCAITLKTAEQMLPEETNRSKIIIQRLIVVLEKEERDSEWVDTDTNVRHFGPYSRALKALREIYHETEA; encoded by the exons ATGGCGGATAACCTCTACCCTTATGATACCGGCCTAGTCCGCGAGTTGCTTAAGAACAAACGCAAAGTCCGCGGCATCCGCTCCTGCTTTCCATGTCGCCATCGGAAGGTCCGATGCGATGGCCAGGTCCCCTGTTCCAGTTGCGTCAAGCGCAATCACCCAGAGCTGTGTCGCGTGCCGAATTCCGGGCCAGAGGAAGGGATTCAGCAACAACCAAGCCCCAGCGGCAGGCTCGATATAGAGGCATCCTT AAACCGCATAATTGAGGACCGCCAAGTCCAATATTCAACAGATAATAATCTTTTAATTTCTCGGTTGGAGAAGATCGAGGAGCAGATCTCTTCACTCAAGGCCGATCTCCGCACAGCTTCGGTACCAGCACCATCAAGAGTTCGTGAATCTAGTGAAGGGCAAGTATCTAGTCGTACGTCAACTCGGCTGGCAAGCAAATCTCCCGGGCGCTACTATGTTGAAGATGCCACGGGCGCCACTATCTATTTGGGTAGCCGCTCGGATGCCCCGCTGGTCCTGGGCTGTCGACAGCCTGCTACAACAGGGGATGTAATGCTACAAAGTGCCATGATGGATCAGTTTGTGCCGCGAGCGTATCCATTTACGAACCTTTGGGGAATGGATGCGGCTGCGCAGAATGTGTGTGAGACTCTGCCGGATGATTCTGATATAATTCG ATACTGGCAAACTTACCAATCGGCTGTGTATCCTTTCTACCCGACTTTGGTAACAGCAGACCAGTTTAGTCAGTCTCTGTTTGCGTTTCTGGACCAGCGAGCATCTGCTAGGGAGACGAACCGACATGTTGAGGAACCCAACAGTTCTTGGTTGGCTTTGCTATTTGCTGTGTTAGCAAGCGGTGTACAGTTTTCGGATGACCTGATTAAAGAAAGGGATCTCAGGTCCAGGGTTTTCG TCTGTTCATCATTTCAGTGCCTACGCTTGTCTAACTTCTTCAATAATACCAACCTTGACCAGATCCAGGCCATGGCTCTCATTGGTCATTGTTTGCGAAACAACCTGGATACTAACAGCGCTTGGATTCTGATGG GTGCAACGATTCGATTAGCCCAGAGTATTGGTCTTCACGAACCATCACTTTCTTTGTCAGCGTCGGAACAACATCAACGAAATAGGCTTTG GTGGATGCTCATCTGGCAAGATACATTCCTATCCTTAACCTACGACCGTCCTCCAAGCTCCATAACTGGGATTTGCCCGATTCCTCTTACGCCCTACACAGAAGGTCTCACTTTCCAAGAGTCAGTCTTCACGATTTGCAAAATTATTCTCGATCGTACGCAACTGGAAAACTCAGGGGACTCACATCCTCCCATGGAAAGCGCACTTGAGTCCAGAAGGGAGCTAGAATCTATTTGGCATACCGTTGCGCCATTCCTCAGGGATAAAAGCCGCTGCATCTCGTTGCAGCAGCATCTCGAACGATTAGCACTGGGAATACATCTTGGCTACACAATCTGCCGATTTACTTGGATGTATCTGGATTCCGCGAGACAGGAATTTAGTGTCCTTCCTGATACTATACAAGACTGTGTGCAGCAGGCTATACGGCCAATCGAAAGCTTCTTGGATCTACACCGATTCTCGTCGAGTGTATGTCGGTCCTGGGCTTTTGTACATAACGCGGTGAGCTGTGCAATTACTTTGAAAACCGCGGAGCAGATGCTACCAGAGGAGACGAACAGGTCAAAGATTATTATTCAACGGCTTATCGTAGTTctggagaaagaagaaagggatTCGGAGTGGGTTGACACTGATACAAACGTGCGGCATTTCGGACCATATTCACGAGCGCTGAAAGCCTTAAGAGAGATCTACCACGAGACGGAAGCATGA
- a CDS encoding uncharacterized protein (COG:I;~EggNog:ENOG410PW7X;~InterPro:IPR006176,IPR008927,IPR006108,IPR036291, IPR000033,IPR011042,IPR013328;~PFAM:PF02737,PF00725;~go_function: GO:0003857 - 3-hydroxyacyl-CoA dehydrogenase activity [Evidence IEA];~go_function: GO:0016491 - oxidoreductase activity [Evidence IEA];~go_process: GO:0006631 - fatty acid metabolic process [Evidence IEA];~go_process: GO:0055114 - oxidation-reduction process [Evidence IEA]), translated as MTTPSKERPIVLLGAGVLGRRIAAVFLAGGYNVHIRDPSKQALSDAESFIHTQLPSFTAVLSQQGKISPGSLRIFTEIAPAVKNAWLVVEAVPEKLELKQATFAEVVASAPADCILASNSSSFKSRLMVEGLDKKRREMTLNMHFTMPPAIRTVELMTDGETKQELFGILSEVLRVCGMVPVTARKESTGFIFNRLWAAVKREILTILAEDVSTPEEIDLLWENMFQLPTSKPPCRLMDQIGLDTVAFIEDNYIQERGLEGKQTVDWLRENYIQQGKLGLKSENGGLYPAAKKDNTADETIYLLDVGLGANNPDISAIPTAGRILKFTPSSNSVEALVSGQSLPDGIDISQRTSRIFWTNMGRATSTHDGSVHSANLDGSGVQTIVPFGAVHTPKQLVVDDANQHVYFCDREGMGVHRCNYDGSDHCILVQTGSTSDPAERDDMTRWCVGITVDPACGYIYWTQKGPSKSGKGRIFRAKMEIPCGQTAANRSDIELLLDNLPEPIDLELDRENQVLYWTDRGEHPTGCSLNSISVAGNKVRPENKNILARQFHEPIGLKLNAKKEVIVADLGGSVYRVGRGKTVIMQDQGSYTGVSLYS; from the exons ATGACCACCCCATCCAAAGAACGGCCAATCGTCCTCCTCGGCGCAGGGGTGTTAGGCCGCCGCATCGCCGCCGTTTTCCTCGCTGGCGGGTATAATGTGCACATCCGGGATCCCAGCAAACAAGCTCTATCCGACGCGGAATCCTTCATCCACACCCAACTACCCTCGTTCACAGCTGTCCTTTCGCAGCAAGGAAAGATATCGCCAGGTTCGCTGAGGATATTCACGGAGATTGCACCCGCAGTGAAGAATGCCTGGCTCGTGGTGGAGGCCGTACCGGAGAAGCTGGAGTTGAAGCAGGCGACGTTCGCTGAGGTGGTTGCATCTGCACCAGCGGATTGCATCCTGGCATCGAATAGTAGCTCGTTCAAGTCGAGGTTAATGGTGGAGGGATTGGacaagaagaggagggagatgACGTTGAATATGCATTTTACTATGCCGCCGGCGATTCGGACGGTTGAGTTGATGACGGATGGTGAGACGAAGCAGGAATTATTTGGAATATTGAGTGAGGTGTTGAGAGTGTGTGGAATGGTGCCTGTTACGGCTAGGAAGGAGTCTACTGG GTTCATCTTCAACCGTCTTTGGGCTGCTGTGAAACGTGAGATCCTCACTATTCTCGCTGAGGATGTTAGTACACCCGAAGAGATTGACCTCCTGTGGGAGAATATGTTCCAATTGCCCACGAGTAAGCCACCATGTCGGTTGATGGACCAGATTGGGCTGGATACGGTTGCCTTTATCGAAGACAACTACATCCAGGAACGAGGTCTGGAGGGCAAACAAACCGTCGATTGGCTGCGTGAAAACTACATCCAACAAGGAAAATTAGGTCTCAAGAGCGAGAATGGCGGGTTATACCCGGCGGCCAAGAAGGACAACACAGCGGACGAAACGATTTACCTGCTAGACGTCGGCTTGGGCGCCAACAACCCTGACATTAGCGCCATCCCAACCGCTGGCCGGATCCTCAAGTTTACACCATCCTCCAACTCCGTCGAAGCGCTAGTCAGCGGCCAATCCCTGCCGGACGGTATCGACATCTCGCAGCGCACATCGCGCATATTCTGGACAAACATGGGCCGCGCCACCTCTACGCATGACGGCTCGGTACATTCTGccaatcttgacggctctgGCGTCCAAACCATTGTCCCCTTTGGTGCCGTGCATACTCCCAAGCAGTTGGTCGTCGATGATGCCAATCAACATGTATACTTCTGTGATCGCGAGGGCATGGGTGTGCACCGGTGCAACTACGACGGAAGCGACCACTGCATCCTCGTGCAGACGGGATCGACGTCAGACCCCGCCGAGAGGGATGACATGACCCGGTGGTGCGTGGGTATCACCGTCGACCCGGCCTGCGGATACATCTACTGGACGCAAAAGGGCCCCAGCAAATCCGGAAAGGGCCGGATCTTCCGCGCAAAAATGGAGATCCCCTGTGGCCAGACGGCGGCAAATCGATCTGATATTGAGCTGCTTCTGGATAATTTGCCTGAGCCTATTGATCTTGAGCTGGATCGAGAGAATCAGGTGCTGTACTGGACTGATCGGGGCGAGCATCCGACCGGATGTTCGTTGAATAGCATTAGTGTTGCCGGCAATAAGGTCCGTCCGGAGAATAAGAATATTCTGGCGCGTCAATTCCATGAGCCTATCGGATTGAAATTGAATGCGAAGAAGGAGGTTATCGTGGCCGATTTGGGAGGAAGTGTATACCGTGTTGGCCGGGGAAAGACCGTCATTATGCAGGACCAAGGAAGTTATACTGGTGTTAGTCTCTACTCATAG
- a CDS encoding uncharacterized protein (COG:C;~EggNog:ENOG410PV4R;~InterPro:IPR001834,IPR008333,IPR001433,IPR001199, IPR017927,IPR001709,IPR036400,IPR018506,IPR017938, IPR039261;~PFAM:PF00173,PF00175,PF00970;~go_function: GO:0016491 - oxidoreductase activity [Evidence IEA];~go_function: GO:0020037 - heme binding [Evidence IEA];~go_process: GO:0055114 - oxidation-reduction process [Evidence IEA]): MPSFTYEQVQQHTKPDDVWIVLHNKIYDVTKYLDDHPGGKDVLLEAAGTDATEAFEDVGHSDEAREQLDPYYIGDLPTEEQAEAVEIYRPNFEQVSQSAVIDVKKSSYASSTLHAIVKLGLTGLVGSLAVSCYRNGWSFDKALQSLLSISLPKGTPGSTSGQFWTGACIATVAQLSVTLGLGVWASSKLDVQQEFTHYVPRRHAQTAQFIQLPRTNVPLKKPNVLDPRQWRSFTLTRKDEVAPHVYRFVFALPNPDDILGLPTGQHIALRATINGQTVSRSYTPVSNNSDTGRIELLIKVYPNGAMTRYLEDMKLGETIEIRGPKGAMQYSRQYAKHIGMIAGGTGITPMYQLIRAICEDPSDNTQISLLYANNTENDILLRAELDTFARKCPEKFQVRYVLSHADDKWTGYKGFINDDIIEKHLAPVAKDNRVLLCGPPPMLAAMKKALQGMGWRMPGAVAKGGDQVFLF; the protein is encoded by the exons ATGCCGTCGTTTACTTACGAGCAAGTCCAGCAGCACACCAAACCAGACGATGTCTGGATTGTGCTTCATAACAAAA TCTATGATGTGACAAAATATCTAGATGATCACCCCGGAGGCAAGGATGTCCTCCTTGAAGCGGCCGGTACCGATGCTACTGAAGCGTTTGAAGATGTCGGCCATTCCGATGAAGCGAGAGAACAATTGGACCCGTACTACATAGGTGATCTCCCGACAGAG GAACAAGCCGAAGCCGTTGAAATCTACCGCCCCAACTTCGAACAAGTCTCGCAATCCGCCGTTATTGACGTCAAAAAGTCTTCCTACGCATCCTCAACACTCCATGCGATTGTAAAACTCGGTCTAACAGGGCTTGTCGGAAGCCTTGCGGTTTCCTGCTATCGCAACGGGTGGTCATTCGACAAGGCCTTGCAATCGCTACTCTCCATTTCCCTACCAAAGGGGACACCAGGAAGTACGTCCGGACAGTTCTGGACGGGAGCATGCATTGCAACCGTCGCACAGCTTTCCGTCACTTTGGGGCTAGGGGTCTGGGCTTCCAGTAAGCTGGACGTACAGCAAGAATTCACCCATTACGTCCCCCGACGTCACGCACAAACCGCACAATTTATCCAACTCCCACGGACAAACGTACCCCTGAAAAAGCCCAACGTACTCGATCCCCGTCAATGGCGCTCATTCACCCTCACACGCAAAGACGAAGTCGCACCCCACGTCTACCGCTTTGTCTTCGCTTTACCAAACCCGGACGACATCCTAGGTCTCCCGACAGGACAACACATTGCACTCCGCGCAACAATCAACGGCCAAACCGTCTCCCGCTCATACACCCCCGTCTCCAACAACAGCGATACAGGCCGTATCGAGCTCCTGATCAAAGTCTACCCGAACGGTGCGATGACTCGCTACCTTGAGGATATGAAGCTTGGTGAGACGATTGAAATCCGTGGTCCCAAGGGCGCTATGCAATACTCTCGCCAGTACGCGAAGCATATCGGTATGATTGCTGGCGGAACGGGTATCACACCTATGTACCAGCTCATCCGCGCGATTTGCGAGGATCCCAGCGACAACACCCAGATTTCCTTGCTCTACGCCAACAACACGGAGAATGATATTCTGCTCCGGGCGGAACTAGATACATTCGCGCGGAAATGCCCGGAGAAATTTCAGGTACGCTATGTGCTGAGCCACGCTGATGACAAGTGGACGGGGTATAAGGGCTTCATCAACGATGATATAATTGAGAAGCATCTGGCACCGGTGGCGAAGGATAACAGGGTGTTGCTATGTGGCCCGCCGCCAATGTTGGCGGCTATGAAGAAGGCGTTGCAGGGGATGGGATGGAGAATGCCGGGGGCTGTGGCTAAGGGGGGTGATCAGGTGTTTTTGTTTTAG